The genomic region CACTCATAGCGATTCTGCATGTTGTGCTCTTTGCGCGTTAGGGGTGCTGTGTTGAACCGAAGACGGTAAAAGGAAGAGTATCAAGTTTCAGATCCAGCCACGAGCTGCAGAGAGCAATCCGATCACGCCGAGAGAGCAGCGGCGTGTGCCGAGCTAGCCAACCAGGTCGCAAGTGGGTACAGGAAACGGTACAAAGCATAAAGTGTGGAATACAACGCGTAGAGACGTGACGAGGGATCGCATGTGCTGCCAAGAAGCAGGCAACCCTATACTGAGAGGAAACGGAGCGCACCGAACACAACGTTGATCATCGTGCCCAAGTAGATGCCGATCTGGGGTTAGGCAacgaggagaggagaagcTTGCCGCGCAGACTCACCCGCATCCGCTTGCTGAACACGACCGAGCCGACGAGTTCCCCGCCAACGAGCGGCGAGCTACTAACACGCATGCTACCGCTCTCGCGCGATGGCGCGGGACTGCTAGCGTGCGGTACTTCGAGGCTGTCAGACCCGGCATGTCCGCGCATAGCTGCAGCGTGTGCAGCAGCCCTccgctcatcctcggcacgcgcggcggactcagctcgtcgagcaaGCTGGTCGGCTTCAGCTTCTGCGTCGAAGAAATTGGGCAGCGGCTCTTCGCGGAAAAAAAACCACGGCGTGAGAGGGTACAGGAATCCCGCGAGCAGGCCATGCAGGATGGCCGTGTACATGCCCTCCGATGAGGCTGGAGTTAGTAACGTCAGACTGAGACTCACTGGTTGCGGTTTCGGGGGTGAGGTCGCCCTCGATCCACTGTTCCTCCAGTGCGCGCGCATGCTCGTCATTCACGCCTACGTCTAGGTCCGGcacctcttcccctcgGCTTTCGTAAAATTGGCGCCTCATAGCCGCCACTTCTTCAGGCGACAATCCAGCATCCAGAAGCGCATCAAAGCCGCGTCTACGCGGAACCACCGCCTCCGGTTCGGTCTCGCTGGGCGTCGGTGCACCCTCCAATGGTCCGCCAACGTTGCAGTGGAGATAGACCCGTTCCTGTACCGGTTCAggctcttcctcttcgtcgtcgccggcgaGTCCGCGCCCAACTTCACGGAGAACATCGCCGACACCAGCACCCCCCGCCTGCCGGCGCACCCGCTCTTCCAGGCTTCGAAGCcagggaaggaggaggatacCGTCGGTCAACAGTCGACCAGCGTGGATCAGGCGCAACTGGTTCCCAGCGACGTTTGGGCGCATGTGTCGGAtcttgtccttgaccttTCCGACACTttcgccctcctcgacccaTACTTCGAGATGGCCACCGGCATCCTCCTCATTCGAGAAAATGACCGTAACTGGCCGACCGGGGTCTGGCGCCCGAGTCTTacccttggccttgggcaGGTCGGGAGGCGCTTGCGCCTCGTCATCGGACGGGGAGATGGCGCGctgcttgcccttggccttgtcggACGGGGGTGGGAGGTATCGCCGCGCATGAAGTTTCGATCGCGATGCAGGGCCCATAGACgctggtggtgggaggaggggctCGTTCTCGGACGGTTCGGGAGGTGTCgacatggtggtggtgttggtgaTGCCGTGTGCGTGTTCGGGTTCGTGTTCGTCGACtcaaggtggaggtcgccGAAGTGTCTTGCGGTGGCATTAGGATTAGCACTTAACGTCCTTTGATCCTTTGAAATGCATTAGAAATTCCACGTGGTATCCCTTAGAACAATGTGGAGGCGGATCGATGTTTTCAGCTTCACCATCTCCCAGTCGCCATGTTTGCCCGCTCCGTCCTCCGCGCCGGCCGCATCCTTACCAACCCCGCCCGCTCAGTTGCGCGGACAGTGTCCGCATCGCCTGCATTGCTCACCCCGTTGCCTGCTGCATCGCGCTGGAGCCGAGGTACGTCTCACTCTTATCTGACCTCTCCACATCTCAGGATAtcgctgacagcagcatACGCTTCCGCGGCAACGCCCGTGTCCCCGACCGACCCGAAGCTCGGGCACGCCCAGAGCCTTCTGGAATACgggacgcgcgcgctcgaggagggcgacctGCCccgcgccaaggccgcaTATGAGGAGAGCATCAGTGTGATGCCGACCAGCGGGGCGTGGTTCAACCTCGGCGTGGTCGAGTACCAGCTTGGTGAGTAGCATGACTCTCTGGATCAATTGATTCCGTTCATGTGGGGTATCATTAGCGCCGGATCGCTGCGCTTGCCATTCAAGCTACTTTTGTCTCCGACCAAGATCCGCTGAACTGTCTAACATGCCCGTCGAGCATAGCCGGTCATATCTTGCAACACGGCCATCTCTTCGTGTGAACTCGATGACAGAGCTGACTCTAGCCGGACCACTGGGCGCCATCGAGGCGTGGAAGCAGAGCATTGCTCTCGAACCCAGCGCCGACGCTTATACCAATCTCGGAAGTGCGTATATGATGTGCAAGCCGCCCCAGACAGCTGAGGCCATCAAGGCGCTCACGGCGGCGATGGAGATCGCTCCCGAGGACCCTGAGATCCAGTTCAACCTAGCGGCTGTGCTCGAGTCGACGGACCAGCTTGACACGGCCCTCACGCTGTACCGCAAGGCTCTGTCTGGCGGTGTtgagcgcgcgctcgccaacaTCCGCAACATTGGGGGCAAGATCCTCGCAAAGAGACTTTCCGATGAACAAAAGCCTGAGGACAAGGAAGACAAGTAGACACTAGACAATGCATGATATTACGCCATCCTCATGGCTAatgaggag from Cutaneotrichosporon cavernicola HIS019 DNA, chromosome: 2 harbors:
- a CDS encoding uncharacterized protein (DUF2407 C-terminal domain) yields the protein MSTPPEPSENEPLLPPPASMGPASRSKLHARRYLPPPSDKAKGKQRAISPSDDEAQAPPDLPKAKGKTRAPDPGRPVTVIFSNEEDAGGHLEVWVEEGESVGKVKDKIRHMRPNVAGNQLRLIHAGRLLTDGILLLPWLRSLEERVRRQAGGAGVGDVLREVGRGLAGDDEEEEPEPVQERVYLHCNVGGPLEGAPTPSETEPEAVVPRRRGFDALLDAGLSPEEVAAMRRQFYESRGEEVPDLDVGVNDEHARALEEQWIEGDLTPETATTSSEGMYTAILHGLLAGFLYPLTPWFFFREEPLPNFFDAEAEADQLARRAESAARAEDERRAAAHAAAMRGHAGSDSLEVPHASSPAPSRESGSMRVSSSPLVGGELVGSVVFSKRMRIGIYLGTMINVVFGALRFLSV
- a CDS encoding uncharacterized protein (Tetratricopeptide repeat); the protein is MFARSVLRAGRILTNPARSVARTVSASPALLTPLPAASRWSRAYASAATPVSPTDPKLGHAQSLLEYGTRALEEGDLPRAKAAYEESISVMPTSGAWFNLGVVEYQLAGPLGAIEAWKQSIALEPSADAYTNLGSAYMMCKPPQTAEAIKALTAAMEIAPEDPEIQFNLAAVLESTDQLDTALTLYRKALSGGVERALANIRNIGGKILAKRLSDEQKPEDKEDK